From one Candidatus Neomarinimicrobiota bacterium genomic stretch:
- the purH gene encoding bifunctional phosphoribosylaminoimidazolecarboxamide formyltransferase/IMP cyclohydrolase — translation MLNQNPTQVKRALISVFEKTGVVELAESLNGLSVEMLSTGGTAKALRDANIPVTDVSDYTQFPEIMDGRVKTINPLVEGGILGLRDLHSGDAESNNIQWIDLVVCNLYPFSDTISHEDCDLALALENVDVGGPTMIRSAAKNVGWVCVAVDPADYSSLSDELQSGEISFETRKYLSSKAFGHTAQYDTIIHNYLKSEDLSDDFSITFEKHSEMRYGENPHQSAASYKIPGNDEPNIINATIHQGKQLSYNNIMDADGALACVREFDELACVVVKHANPCGVAMGNDILDVYNRAFNADSLSAFGGIIAFNRTCTKAVAEAITSVFVEIVLAPGFEPKALDTFKKKKNLRVLEIGEFGKRQPKLEVRNVDGGLLVQDVDTKILTRDDLNVVTEKKPTDQEIDTALFTWKVLRHAKSNGILIAKDYTTVGLGAGQVSRVDAVHMALRKGGENVRCGVLASDAFFPFRDSIDAIGTTGISTVIQPGGSIRDQEVIDACNEHGIAMVFTGQRCFKH, via the coding sequence ATCTTAAATCAAAACCCAACTCAAGTAAAACGGGCGCTTATATCTGTCTTCGAAAAAACAGGCGTAGTAGAATTGGCCGAATCACTGAACGGTCTTAGTGTTGAAATGCTTTCCACGGGCGGTACTGCTAAAGCACTTCGTGATGCAAATATTCCCGTTACGGATGTAAGTGATTACACCCAATTCCCGGAGATCATGGATGGACGGGTAAAAACCATCAACCCATTGGTAGAAGGCGGAATCCTTGGTCTTCGTGATCTACACAGCGGTGATGCTGAATCCAACAATATTCAATGGATTGATCTTGTGGTATGTAATCTTTATCCATTTTCAGACACTATTTCCCATGAAGATTGCGATCTGGCCTTGGCATTGGAGAATGTGGATGTTGGTGGGCCCACCATGATCCGCTCAGCAGCAAAAAATGTGGGGTGGGTCTGCGTCGCTGTGGATCCGGCTGATTATTCCTCCCTCTCCGATGAACTCCAGTCGGGAGAAATATCATTCGAGACGCGAAAATATCTTTCGTCCAAAGCATTTGGCCACACAGCACAATATGACACCATTATCCATAATTATCTGAAAAGTGAGGATTTATCGGATGATTTCTCAATCACTTTTGAAAAACATTCTGAAATGCGGTATGGTGAAAACCCCCACCAATCTGCTGCTTCTTACAAAATCCCGGGCAATGATGAGCCAAATATTATTAATGCCACCATCCACCAAGGAAAACAACTATCTTATAATAATATCATGGATGCAGATGGAGCGTTGGCCTGCGTCCGAGAATTTGATGAACTAGCCTGTGTGGTGGTAAAGCACGCCAACCCCTGCGGTGTAGCCATGGGTAATGATATACTGGATGTCTATAATCGGGCTTTCAATGCTGATTCTCTTTCCGCATTTGGAGGTATTATCGCCTTCAACAGAACTTGCACCAAAGCAGTGGCGGAGGCTATCACTTCCGTGTTTGTTGAAATTGTTCTGGCACCAGGTTTTGAGCCCAAAGCGTTAGATACCTTTAAAAAGAAAAAAAATCTGCGAGTTTTAGAGATTGGTGAGTTTGGCAAACGCCAACCCAAATTAGAAGTAAGAAATGTTGATGGTGGTTTATTGGTCCAGGATGTAGATACAAAAATATTAACCCGGGATGATCTTAATGTTGTAACTGAAAAGAAACCAACAGACCAAGAAATCGACACTGCTTTATTCACTTGGAAGGTATTGCGCCACGCCAAATCTAATGGAATTCTTATAGCAAAGGATTATACCACAGTGGGGCTTGGAGCCGGTCAAGTGAGCCGGGTGGACGCAGTGCACATGGCGCTTCGCAAGGGAGGTGAAAATGTGAGGTGTGGCGTGCTGGCCTCTGATGCATTCTTCCCCTTCCGAGATAGTATTGATGCCATTGGCACAACGGGGATTTCCACCGTGATCCAGCCTGGTGGCTCTATTCGTGATCAGGAAGTGATTGATGCTTGTAACGAACACGGCATCGCTATGGTTTTTACTGGCCAACGCTGTTTCAAGCATTAA
- a CDS encoding T9SS type A sorting domain-containing protein, translating into MKCMLSNSNVVQRLSLLLAVSFGVAQQRSTWEVIQEEVWTPRCVECHQEGTTFGEQSDLYLTSDVAYEELVNTLPNNTAARGDGFLLLGNDGLASLPTSFLWEKINASDKEHFYSDHPYYGAQMPLGASYLTNGQLAFIKEWILGGAPKEGIVEKAKESLLDDTTRYDPPEFMAIDTPEQGIQLHLGPFEISPQFEREFYYFQPLDTTGNIYIERAELTMRSGSHHFIAYSFSESIPAWVGLTPFEYRDIRAEDGSYIQSSLLATLWHSFGFGAQIPFMNYQFPNGVALRLDADLGLDLNSHYINLTDTASVGEVYINMHLLKPEEVDRIAEVLSLNHLTLSLPPNKVTTLDTTFTFIEDASVFQLMSHAHEHMLEFRVEKVGGELDGELVYIAYDWEHPPILELDPPIHVRAGEGLKLIVTYDNWTDETLRFGFLSEDEMMILFGYYYFGSPKASIEEEPLLPVAFDLRQNYPNPFNAETKVEFTLNRNSNMKLYLYDMIGRPVTTLLDGNMAAGTHTVNWSASDNKGRPLPSGVYLIKLSVQDQFRVIKAVLLR; encoded by the coding sequence ATGAAATGTATGCTTAGCAATTCAAATGTTGTGCAAAGATTGAGCTTGCTACTAGCAGTTTCTTTTGGTGTAGCACAGCAGCGTTCTACCTGGGAGGTGATTCAAGAAGAAGTTTGGACACCACGATGTGTGGAATGCCATCAGGAAGGAACCACTTTCGGTGAACAATCTGATCTTTATCTCACGTCTGATGTAGCCTATGAGGAGTTGGTGAATACACTTCCAAACAACACTGCCGCAAGGGGTGACGGGTTTCTTCTTTTAGGCAATGATGGTTTGGCAAGTCTTCCTACAAGTTTCCTTTGGGAAAAAATAAATGCTTCAGATAAAGAGCACTTCTATTCTGATCACCCTTACTATGGAGCTCAGATGCCGCTTGGGGCATCATATCTGACTAACGGGCAATTGGCGTTTATAAAAGAGTGGATTCTGGGCGGTGCTCCCAAGGAGGGGATTGTGGAAAAGGCAAAGGAGTCTCTTCTAGATGACACCACAAGATACGATCCCCCGGAATTTATGGCTATTGACACACCGGAACAGGGAATCCAACTTCATTTGGGGCCTTTTGAGATCTCACCACAGTTTGAGAGGGAATTCTATTACTTTCAACCGCTGGATACGACCGGAAACATATATATTGAGCGGGCTGAACTCACCATGCGGTCCGGTAGCCATCATTTTATTGCTTATTCATTCTCTGAATCTATTCCCGCATGGGTTGGGCTGACACCTTTTGAATATCGTGATATACGGGCTGAGGACGGCTCTTATATTCAGTCTAGCCTATTAGCCACACTCTGGCACAGTTTTGGATTTGGAGCTCAGATCCCTTTTATGAATTACCAATTTCCTAATGGTGTAGCACTGCGGCTTGATGCTGATCTAGGTTTGGATTTGAATTCACACTATATCAATCTGACGGACACAGCAAGCGTTGGTGAAGTGTATATAAATATGCATCTACTTAAACCGGAAGAAGTTGACCGGATCGCAGAAGTCCTCTCTCTTAATCACCTTACACTGAGTCTACCGCCGAATAAAGTAACGACACTTGATACAACATTCACATTCATTGAAGATGCAAGTGTATTTCAGCTTATGTCACATGCACATGAACATATGCTGGAATTCAGAGTGGAAAAAGTTGGTGGTGAACTGGATGGAGAATTGGTTTATATCGCATATGACTGGGAGCACCCACCAATATTGGAACTGGATCCGCCCATCCACGTCCGGGCCGGGGAAGGGTTGAAACTAATCGTTACATATGACAATTGGACGGACGAAACATTAAGGTTTGGGTTTTTGAGTGAAGATGAAATGATGATACTATTTGGTTATTACTACTTTGGATCACCTAAGGCTTCAATTGAAGAAGAGCCCCTTCTGCCCGTTGCTTTTGATTTGAGACAGAATTACCCGAACCCGTTCAATGCTGAGACGAAAGTGGAGTTCACACTGAACAGGAATTCAAATATGAAACTTTATCTGTATGATATGATTGGCCGTCCGGTCACAACACTTCTGGATGGTAACATGGCTGCGGGCACCCATACGGTTAACTGGTCAGCTTCAGATAACAAAGGACGACCGCTCCCCTCGGGAGTATACCTAATAAAATTATCAGTTCAGGATCAGTTTCGGGTAATAAAGGCTGTGCTGCTGAGGTAG